Proteins encoded in a region of the Myxococcus guangdongensis genome:
- a CDS encoding peptidoglycan DD-metalloendopeptidase family protein, with product MRPNLPTLGAPPKRSPIGPVVAVSLILGGAAGGVWWWKQRMATATQEAAVTQATADAATPDAGALAAAPTAPAVPTDPVKAAGMERASMRIDGPLETAFVNSAGADVGPALAQVVTRTLVWWVAVPNEILRGDTLDVLFQRRPNEEPLVHAVRFTSAKLGKTMSAYRFQGSAESTPRYYLSSGDELELRLEKSPVDDYEQVTSLLRDGRRHKGVDFRTPVGTPVKAPFAGVVKRKNWNWGVNGNCLELVETGGKGRRALFLHLDEVSKELQPGTRFSVGQVIARSGNTGRSFAPHLHYQLMQGEEKVLDPFDQHKTYRRALAANHKTAFDDEVRRLEGLLGTSVAGK from the coding sequence ATGCGGCCGAACCTCCCCACCCTCGGTGCACCTCCCAAGCGGAGCCCCATCGGGCCCGTGGTCGCCGTGTCACTCATCCTCGGCGGCGCGGCCGGGGGCGTGTGGTGGTGGAAGCAGCGCATGGCCACCGCCACGCAGGAGGCCGCCGTCACGCAGGCCACCGCCGACGCCGCCACGCCCGACGCGGGCGCCCTGGCCGCGGCGCCCACCGCCCCCGCCGTTCCCACCGATCCGGTGAAGGCCGCGGGCATGGAGCGCGCGTCCATGCGCATCGACGGACCGCTGGAGACGGCCTTCGTCAACTCCGCGGGCGCGGACGTGGGCCCGGCGCTGGCGCAGGTGGTGACGCGCACCTTGGTGTGGTGGGTGGCCGTCCCCAATGAAATCCTCCGCGGGGACACCCTGGACGTGCTGTTCCAGCGCCGCCCCAACGAGGAGCCGCTGGTGCACGCGGTGCGCTTCACCAGCGCGAAGCTGGGCAAGACGATGAGCGCCTACCGCTTCCAGGGCTCGGCGGAGAGCACGCCGCGCTACTACCTGTCCTCGGGCGACGAGCTGGAGCTGCGCCTGGAAAAGTCCCCCGTGGACGACTACGAGCAGGTGACGTCGCTGCTGCGCGATGGCCGCCGCCACAAGGGCGTGGACTTCCGCACCCCGGTGGGCACGCCCGTCAAGGCGCCCTTCGCGGGCGTGGTGAAGCGCAAGAACTGGAACTGGGGCGTCAACGGCAACTGCCTGGAGCTGGTGGAGACGGGCGGCAAGGGCCGCCGCGCGCTCTTCCTGCACCTGGACGAGGTGTCCAAGGAGCTCCAGCCCGGCACGCGCTTCAGCGTGGGCCAGGTCATCGCCCGGAGCGGCAACACGGGCCGCTCCTTCGCGCCCCACCTGCACTACCAGCTCATGCAGGGCGAGGAGAAGGTCCTGGACCCCTTCGACCAGCACAAGACCTACCGCCGCGCCCTGGCCGCCAACCACAAGACGGCCTTCGACGACGAGGTCCGCAGGCTGGAAGGGCTGCTCGGGACGTCCGTCGCGGGGAAGTAA
- a CDS encoding sigma-54-dependent transcriptional regulator, with product MAKVLVIDDEANLRKVLAAMLRRDGFDVTVAENGEQGLAEFNKNGADIIVTDLVMPKVGGMEVLSTIRAANPDVPVIIITAHGTVDSAVDAIKAGAFDYITKPFDQVELSSVVAKAAKTNESARRSVRPDLKARAAIIGEAPQMQDVYKVIDKVADTPSTVLITGESGTGKELIATALHGASSRRDKPFIKINCAAIPATLLESELFGYERGAFTGAVTSKPGRFELADEGTLFLDEIGEIPVEMQVKLLRALQEGEFERVGGIKTTRVDVRLVAATNRDLQAEIEAGRFRKDLYYRLAVVPLSLPPLRERRSDVLMLARHFVDKYNKRLNKKIEGITDDALALLQAYSWPGNIRELENLIERVLLFADGPLITAKDLPEPIRQGAGVQPSHTSAPSLPAMEVPTGEVGLKDIVRMKSAELERDLIIKKLDETGGNVTRAARLLQISRKSLQTKMKEFGLRDTTPDEQEDGPED from the coding sequence ATGGCCAAGGTCCTGGTGATCGACGACGAGGCGAACCTGCGCAAGGTGCTCGCCGCGATGCTGCGCCGGGACGGCTTCGACGTCACCGTCGCGGAGAATGGCGAACAGGGGCTGGCCGAGTTCAACAAGAACGGCGCGGACATCATCGTCACCGACCTGGTGATGCCCAAGGTGGGCGGTATGGAGGTGCTCAGCACCATCCGCGCCGCCAACCCGGACGTCCCGGTCATCATCATCACCGCGCACGGCACGGTGGACTCCGCCGTGGACGCCATCAAGGCGGGCGCGTTCGACTACATCACCAAGCCCTTCGACCAGGTGGAGCTGTCCTCCGTCGTCGCGAAGGCCGCCAAGACGAACGAGAGCGCTCGTCGCTCCGTCCGCCCGGACCTCAAGGCGCGCGCCGCCATCATCGGCGAGGCGCCGCAGATGCAGGACGTCTACAAGGTCATCGACAAGGTGGCGGACACGCCCTCGACGGTGCTCATCACCGGCGAGAGCGGCACCGGCAAGGAGCTCATCGCCACCGCGCTGCACGGCGCGTCCAGCCGCCGCGACAAGCCGTTCATCAAGATCAACTGCGCGGCCATCCCCGCCACCCTGCTGGAGAGCGAGCTGTTCGGCTACGAGCGAGGCGCCTTCACCGGCGCCGTCACCTCCAAGCCGGGCCGCTTCGAGCTGGCCGACGAGGGCACCCTCTTCCTGGACGAGATTGGCGAGATCCCCGTCGAGATGCAGGTGAAGCTGCTGCGCGCGCTGCAGGAGGGCGAGTTCGAGCGCGTGGGCGGCATCAAGACCACGCGCGTGGACGTGCGCCTGGTCGCCGCCACCAACCGCGACCTGCAGGCGGAGATCGAAGCGGGCCGCTTCCGCAAGGATTTGTACTACCGCCTCGCGGTGGTGCCGCTGTCCCTGCCTCCGCTGCGTGAGCGCCGCAGCGACGTGCTGATGCTCGCGCGGCACTTCGTGGACAAGTACAACAAGCGCCTCAACAAGAAGATCGAAGGCATCACCGACGACGCCCTGGCGCTGCTCCAGGCGTACTCGTGGCCGGGCAACATCCGTGAGCTGGAGAACCTCATCGAGCGCGTCCTGCTGTTCGCGGACGGGCCGTTGATCACCGCCAAGGATCTGCCCGAGCCCATCCGCCAGGGAGCAGGCGTCCAGCCGAGCCACACCTCGGCGCCCTCCCTGCCCGCCATGGAAGTTCCCACGGGCGAGGTGGGCCTGAAGGACATCGTCCGGATGAAGTCCGCGGAGCTCGAGCGGGACCTCATCATCAAGAAGCTGGACGAGACGGGCGGCAACGTCACTCGCGCCGCGCGGCTGCTGCAGATCAGCCGCAAGTCCCTGCAGACGAAGATGAAGGAATTCGGCCTGCGCGACACCACGCCTGACGAGCAAGAGGACGGCCCCGAGGATTGA
- the encA gene encoding encapsulin nanocompartment shell protein EncA, translating to MPDFLGHAENPLREEEWARLNETVIQVARRSLVGRRILDIYGPLGAGVQTVPYDEFQGVSPGAVDIVGEQETAMVFTDARKFKTIPIIYKDFLLHWRDIEAARTHNMPLDVSAAAGAAALCAQQEDELIFYGDARLGYEGLMTANGRLTVPLGDWTAAGGGFQAIVEATRTLNEHGHFGPYAVVLSPKLYSQLHRIYEKTGVLEIETIKQLAADGVYQSNRLRGDSGVVVSTGRENMDLAVSMDMVAAYLGASRMNHPFRVLEALLLRIKHPDAICTLEGAPAAVARR from the coding sequence ATGCCTGACTTCCTTGGACATGCCGAGAACCCGCTCCGCGAGGAGGAGTGGGCGCGCCTGAATGAAACCGTCATCCAGGTGGCGCGCCGCTCGCTCGTGGGCCGCCGCATCCTCGACATCTACGGTCCGCTGGGCGCGGGCGTGCAGACGGTGCCCTACGACGAGTTCCAGGGCGTGTCCCCGGGCGCGGTGGACATCGTCGGCGAGCAGGAGACCGCGATGGTCTTCACGGACGCTCGCAAGTTCAAGACCATCCCCATCATCTACAAGGACTTCCTGCTGCACTGGCGGGACATCGAGGCGGCGCGCACGCACAACATGCCGCTGGATGTCTCGGCCGCCGCCGGCGCCGCGGCGCTGTGCGCGCAGCAGGAGGACGAGCTCATCTTCTACGGCGACGCGCGCCTGGGCTACGAGGGCCTGATGACGGCCAATGGCCGGCTCACCGTGCCGCTCGGTGACTGGACGGCGGCGGGTGGCGGGTTCCAGGCCATCGTCGAGGCCACGCGCACGCTCAACGAGCACGGCCACTTCGGCCCCTACGCCGTGGTGCTGTCGCCCAAGCTCTACTCGCAGCTGCACCGCATCTACGAGAAGACGGGCGTGCTGGAGATCGAGACCATCAAGCAGCTGGCCGCCGACGGCGTCTACCAGTCCAACCGCCTGCGCGGCGACTCGGGCGTGGTGGTGTCCACCGGCCGCGAGAACATGGACCTGGCGGTCTCCATGGACATGGTGGCCGCGTACCTGGGCGCGTCGCGGATGAACCACCCGTTCCGCGTGCTGGAGGCGCTGCTCCTGCGCATCAAGCACCCGGACGCCATCTGCACCCTCGAGGGCGCTCCCGCGGCTGTGGCCCGTCGGTAG
- a CDS encoding ferritin family protein, which produces MADLPDSDLDDVARIRLVLARELETINEYEAFARASSHPEVRAFFLHLATEEKEHVSEAVHMLRLLDSHQDSRFTTPIAPGHFQQAVGEAPPPATVLAPPPPPPPPQQVLNGRSPVEPLTALPPQRLMYGLPAPPPAVESHPLTVGSLRRGGGGGGGNR; this is translated from the coding sequence ATGGCCGACCTACCGGACAGCGACCTGGACGATGTGGCGCGTATCCGCCTCGTGCTGGCGCGCGAGCTCGAGACCATCAACGAGTACGAGGCCTTCGCCCGGGCCTCCTCGCACCCCGAGGTGCGGGCCTTCTTCCTCCACCTGGCGACGGAGGAGAAGGAGCACGTGTCCGAGGCGGTCCACATGCTGCGCCTGCTCGACTCCCACCAGGACTCGCGCTTCACCACGCCCATCGCGCCGGGACACTTCCAGCAGGCCGTGGGCGAGGCGCCGCCTCCCGCCACGGTGCTCGCGCCCCCGCCTCCTCCACCGCCGCCCCAGCAGGTCCTCAACGGCCGCTCTCCGGTGGAGCCCCTCACCGCCCTGCCCCCGCAGCGGCTCATGTATGGCCTGCCCGCCCCGCCGCCCGCCGTCGAGTCCCACCCCCTCACGGTGGGCTCGCTGCGCCGGGGTGGCGGTGGTGGTGGCGGCAATCGCTGA
- the murJ gene encoding murein biosynthesis integral membrane protein MurJ, with the protein MTASVPEPSPTPPASPGRSERSGGKGAMLVATGILASRLMGLVRERVFAHYLGNAEAAAVFKAALRIPNFLQNLFGEGVLSGSFIPVYAQLLGRKDTEQADRVAGAVFGLLSLATAVLVCAGMLFTPVFVDLIAPGFEGHARELAIRVVRILFPGTGFLVLSAWCLGILNSHRRFLLSYLAPVVWNGAIIATLLVIGGRYGEDRLVELLAYGVVAGGFLQFAVQVPRTLQLLGKFRPSLSAATEPVRQVLRSFGPVVLGRGVVQFSAWVDTAFATLISERAMSSLVYAQTIYLIPVSLFGMAVSAAELPEMARAADGAGTEEVSAKLRQRIDGGARRIAFWVVPSAAAFLFLGDMVAAALLQTGRFDAADSRYLWYLLMGAAVGLVASTVGRLYASAFYALKDPKTPLRFAIVRVAVGSVGAWVLGLRLPGWLGLPSELGALGLTLASGLVAWLESYLLRRKLTRQLGPVGVPPGLLPRLWGAAVIAGLVALGVKLGLAAMLGPMPGVQAEWGGAYLAPPRLHPVLGLLAVAIPMGGIYFAVAAALGVPEAGAVFRKVSGRLRRTR; encoded by the coding sequence GTGACCGCCTCCGTGCCCGAGCCTTCCCCGACTCCTCCCGCCTCGCCAGGTCGGTCCGAACGCTCGGGGGGAAAGGGCGCGATGCTCGTGGCCACGGGCATCCTCGCCTCGCGCCTCATGGGCCTGGTGCGCGAGCGCGTCTTCGCCCACTACCTGGGCAACGCGGAGGCCGCCGCCGTCTTCAAGGCGGCGCTGCGCATCCCCAACTTCCTGCAGAACCTCTTTGGCGAAGGTGTCCTCTCCGGCTCCTTCATCCCCGTGTACGCCCAGCTGCTGGGCCGCAAGGACACGGAGCAGGCGGACCGGGTGGCGGGCGCGGTCTTCGGCCTCTTGTCCCTGGCGACGGCGGTGCTGGTGTGCGCGGGCATGCTGTTCACGCCCGTGTTCGTGGACCTCATCGCCCCGGGCTTCGAGGGCCACGCGCGCGAGCTGGCCATCCGCGTGGTGCGCATCCTCTTCCCGGGCACCGGCTTCCTGGTGCTGAGCGCCTGGTGTCTGGGCATCCTCAACAGCCACCGGCGCTTCCTGCTGTCGTACCTGGCGCCCGTCGTCTGGAACGGGGCCATCATCGCCACGCTGCTGGTCATCGGCGGCCGTTATGGCGAGGACCGGCTGGTGGAGCTTCTGGCCTATGGCGTGGTGGCCGGCGGCTTCCTCCAGTTCGCGGTGCAGGTGCCCCGCACGCTCCAGTTGTTGGGGAAGTTCCGCCCGTCGCTGTCCGCGGCGACGGAACCGGTGCGGCAGGTGCTGCGCAGCTTCGGCCCGGTGGTGCTGGGGCGCGGCGTGGTGCAGTTCAGCGCCTGGGTGGACACCGCCTTCGCCACGCTCATCTCCGAGCGCGCCATGTCCTCGCTGGTCTATGCGCAGACCATCTACCTCATCCCGGTGAGCCTCTTTGGCATGGCGGTGTCCGCGGCGGAGCTGCCGGAGATGGCCCGCGCGGCCGACGGCGCCGGGACGGAGGAGGTCTCCGCGAAGCTGCGTCAGCGCATCGACGGCGGGGCGCGGCGCATCGCCTTCTGGGTGGTGCCCTCCGCGGCGGCCTTCCTGTTCCTGGGCGACATGGTGGCGGCGGCGCTCCTGCAGACGGGCCGCTTCGACGCGGCGGACTCGCGCTACCTCTGGTACCTGCTCATGGGCGCGGCCGTGGGGCTGGTGGCCTCCACCGTGGGCCGGCTGTATGCCTCCGCCTTCTATGCCCTCAAGGACCCCAAGACGCCTCTGCGCTTCGCCATCGTCCGCGTGGCGGTGGGCTCCGTGGGCGCCTGGGTCCTGGGCCTGCGCCTGCCCGGGTGGCTGGGGCTGCCCTCGGAGCTGGGCGCGCTGGGGCTCACGCTCGCCAGCGGGCTCGTCGCCTGGCTCGAGTCGTATCTCCTGCGCCGCAAGCTGACCCGGCAGCTGGGGCCGGTGGGGGTTCCTCCCGGGCTGCTGCCCCGGCTGTGGGGCGCGGCCGTCATCGCGGGCCTCGTGGCCCTGGGCGTGAAGCTGGGGCTCGCCGCCATGCTGGGCCCCATGCCGGGAGTGCAGGCGGAGTGGGGTGGGGCCTACCTCGCACCCCCCAGGCTGCATCCCGTCCTGGGCTTGCTGGCCGTCGCCATCCCCATGGGCGGCATCTATTTCGCGGTCGCCGCGGCGCTGGGTGTCCCGGAGGCTGGCGCGGTGTTCCGCAAGGTCTCCGGGCGGCTGCGCCGGACGCGCTAA
- a CDS encoding S1 RNA-binding domain-containing protein — protein sequence MSDEKNGSNAGGPGGMGGPKKPKATFGDVMLGIPSGGSGRGEGPRGGGERGGPGQGRDARPRSEGGAPRDERRPPRGQGGQERGGGERRGGGERRPSGPMVVVKRASGAIETRGPVGENPAEATATAEATTAEAEASGAPTTAPAPRPVAPTPVSTALYEEVPEAESFAEMFEAQAKEGGAPGRRGVRLGEKVKGTIFQLGADTAFVSLEGASKSEAMIELRELKDDEGILRYGVGDSLDAHVIEVGAKGIVLSRALAKGSASMAMLAEARASGMPVEGMVLSVNKGGVEVAIGDVRAFCPISQLDLRYVEKPDQFIGEKLKFRVTEVRDRNVVLSRRSLLEDEQRELAAETRKTLGDGKVVKGKVTGVRDFGVFVDLGGVEGMIPVSELSYTRVGHPSDVVKVGDDVEVEILRMEAAQPNSPDKTKQKERITLSMRSRQEDPFKKAISEIKEGDRLQGKVVRLQQFGAFVELRPGVDGLVHISALSDRRIAHPRDVVKEGETIWVAVEKIDEKDKRIGLRRISEEEAQRPPEERPAASAEKAAPAAPAAPRPKVGQVVVGKVDRIEPYGVFLAFPGGKGLLPASETGTERGTDLRKHYALGQEVKVAILDIDASGKIRLSVTAAIRAEERAEVEAWQKTQQPQGAGKKGFGTMADLFSKLGK from the coding sequence GTGAGCGACGAGAAGAACGGTTCCAATGCGGGCGGTCCGGGCGGGATGGGCGGCCCCAAGAAGCCGAAGGCCACCTTCGGTGACGTGATGCTCGGCATCCCTTCGGGCGGCAGCGGCCGTGGCGAGGGTCCTCGCGGCGGCGGCGAGCGCGGCGGTCCCGGTCAGGGCCGTGACGCGCGTCCCCGCTCCGAGGGAGGGGCTCCGCGCGACGAGCGCCGTCCTCCTCGTGGCCAGGGCGGTCAGGAGCGGGGAGGAGGCGAGCGCCGCGGTGGCGGCGAGCGCCGGCCGTCCGGTCCCATGGTCGTCGTGAAGCGCGCGTCGGGCGCCATCGAGACGCGAGGCCCGGTGGGGGAGAACCCCGCCGAGGCGACCGCGACCGCCGAGGCGACCACCGCGGAGGCCGAGGCCTCTGGCGCGCCGACCACGGCTCCCGCGCCGCGCCCTGTGGCGCCGACGCCGGTGTCGACCGCGCTCTACGAGGAGGTCCCCGAGGCCGAGTCCTTCGCCGAGATGTTCGAGGCGCAGGCCAAGGAGGGTGGGGCGCCGGGTCGCCGGGGCGTGCGGCTGGGCGAGAAGGTCAAGGGCACCATCTTCCAGCTCGGCGCGGACACCGCGTTCGTGTCGCTGGAGGGCGCGTCCAAGAGCGAGGCGATGATCGAGCTGCGCGAGCTCAAGGACGACGAGGGCATCCTGCGCTACGGCGTGGGTGACAGCCTGGATGCGCACGTCATCGAGGTGGGCGCCAAGGGCATCGTGCTGAGCCGCGCGCTGGCCAAGGGCAGCGCGTCCATGGCGATGCTGGCCGAGGCCCGCGCGTCGGGCATGCCCGTCGAGGGCATGGTGCTGAGCGTGAACAAGGGCGGCGTGGAGGTCGCCATCGGCGACGTGCGCGCGTTCTGCCCCATCAGCCAGCTGGACCTGCGCTACGTGGAGAAGCCGGACCAGTTCATCGGCGAGAAGCTCAAGTTCCGCGTCACCGAGGTGCGGGACCGCAACGTGGTGCTCTCGCGCCGCTCGCTGCTCGAGGACGAGCAGCGCGAGCTGGCCGCGGAGACGCGCAAGACCCTGGGCGATGGCAAGGTCGTCAAGGGCAAGGTCACTGGCGTTCGCGACTTCGGCGTGTTCGTGGACCTGGGCGGCGTGGAGGGGATGATTCCCGTCTCCGAGCTCTCGTACACGCGCGTGGGTCACCCCAGCGACGTGGTGAAGGTCGGTGACGACGTGGAGGTGGAGATCCTGCGCATGGAGGCCGCGCAGCCCAACTCCCCCGACAAGACCAAGCAGAAGGAGCGCATCACGCTGTCCATGCGCTCGCGGCAGGAGGACCCGTTCAAGAAGGCCATCTCTGAGATCAAGGAGGGGGACCGTCTGCAGGGCAAGGTCGTCCGGCTCCAGCAGTTCGGCGCCTTCGTGGAGCTGCGTCCGGGTGTGGATGGCCTGGTGCACATCTCCGCGTTGAGCGACCGCCGCATCGCGCACCCGCGCGACGTGGTGAAGGAAGGCGAGACCATCTGGGTCGCCGTCGAGAAGATCGACGAGAAGGACAAGCGCATCGGCCTGCGCCGCATCTCCGAGGAGGAGGCGCAGCGTCCCCCCGAGGAGCGTCCGGCCGCTTCGGCGGAGAAGGCCGCGCCCGCGGCTCCCGCGGCGCCCCGTCCCAAGGTGGGCCAGGTCGTCGTCGGCAAGGTGGACCGCATCGAGCCGTACGGTGTCTTCCTCGCGTTCCCCGGTGGCAAGGGCCTGCTCCCCGCGAGCGAGACGGGCACCGAGCGCGGCACCGATCTGCGCAAGCACTACGCGCTGGGCCAGGAGGTGAAGGTGGCCATCCTGGACATCGACGCGTCCGGGAAGATCCGCCTGTCCGTCACCGCCGCGATTCGCGCGGAGGAGCGCGCCGAGGTGGAGGCGTGGCAGAAGACGCAGCAGCCGCAGGGCGCGGGCAAGAAGGGCTTCGGCACCATGGCCGATCTCTTCAGCAAGCTCGGCAAGTGA